attaatatgtTGAGTCATATTTGAGTCATGTGTTTGAGATAATTCAATATGATTCAATCCAATCTAAAATTAGGCGGGCTGCATATAATCTATTTAAGTGAAAATCCAATATTAATCCACTCAAAACCCGTCCAATCCGCCGATTGCCAGGTATACCCTATATAAACCCTCCATCGAAAACCCTAGTCTATTTCCCTGTCTCCTTCGCCGCTGCGTCTCCTTCTGCTTTTCTCCTCCGTTACAGAATACCAAATCAGGTAATTGCCCCAAAAACTCCATTAATCTACTTTTATGTTCATCTTTCTGATTAATAATTTTTCACCATTTTGTGTTTGTGGGATAAAGGAAAATGAGTAAAGGAAGCGGTGGTGCCGCCCTCAAGGGAGGGAAGAAGAAAGGATCGACGTTCGTGATTGATTGTTCGAAGCCGGTGGAGGATAAGATCATGGACATTTCCTCACTGGAAAAGTACCTTCAAGAGCGTATCAAGGTCGGCGGGAAGGCCGGCGCTCTTGGAGATTCCGTCACCGTTGCTCGTGATAAGACTAAGATTACAGTCACCACTGAGTCCAGCTTCTCCAAGAGGTAAATTTTTTCGCTTATTTTTCTTTGATGAAattctcccttttttctttctattgAATCTTATAATGGGTCTGGCTTCTATTTGTATGCCATTTTGATATCTGCTACTGATTCTTTGAAGTCGCCGTTGCCACTCATTTGATTCGAATTTTAAGTTAGTATTTGCTTCTTATTCTGGATGGACATTTTGGTTTTATCTGCTTTGTGCTCTGGATGAGCCTGATCTATTCTTGCTATTTTAGTTTTGGATGTGTCCTTGAGAGACCAGCATTTTAATATTTCAGTTGATTTGAGCAGGTCTGAGCCTATGGGACCTAAtcatttgattattttattttagttgatcttttatatttttagttgAGCAGGTCTGGTATTAATATTGGATTTTGACAATACTGGATTAAACTTTTGTGGTTGTCGTAGAAAGTTTCTTAGGAGGGACGGATTGGTATGATAATGAGACCATTTCTACACCCTGCAAAAATCTCCACcgcaacacacacacacacacaccccccccccccccaatgtTTCTAATTTCacggaaaaatgaaaatacaaaaaatccACCTAACATGTTCAAAGTTTTCTTGATGACTGAATAGTCTTCTGTGATtaaaaattcttctccagtttACTTAATGTGAAACTGGATGACAATGGTGCTTGTTTCGTGACTCTTATATATGGTATCACTCGGAAGTGGAGAGAGGTGCTGGATGTacgagtctttttttttttttttcggctcaGGAAGAGAAAGCTGTGGGAATCTGTGGTTCTGTACTATTATTTCTTGAGACAATTTGTTTTCTGATTGGCCCTTGGGACTTCTCTAAACTGATGGTTTTCATGTGCCGTTTCTTGTAGACAGTTTCCTCAGCTAGAGGATCCTTTCATCAAAATTTTGTGCTCTAAAGTTAAGCTTTACTTATAGGTTGGTCGTTTGTTTCTGTGGCTCAGGTATTTGAAGTACTTGACAAAGAAGTACCTAAAGAAGAACAATGTGCGTGATTGGCTCCGAGTGATTGCTTCCAACAAGGATCGGAGTGTGTATGAGTTGAGATACTTCAAcattgctgaaaatgaagctgaGGAAGAAGATTGATTAGGAGGATAGATCATTTATCCAAGAGTCAGCCTTGTCAATTTGCGTAGTCTGTAGCTTTACTCTGGCTATTGTTTCTTTCAGTGACAATATTTTCGAGTTACgtatgtgaaatttgaaatcctGCAAATTTTGTTCTTTCCCCTTTGGGAAACCTGAATGAGAGACACAATCATATCAGATTAGAAACTGTACTGAAATTGGTTTTTGCAAAGCTCACACTCGTATGCACTTATGTTGATAACATTACTGATGTCTAGATCACTGGCTTGATTCTGGACTTGTTCAGTAAAACAGCATTTGCTGATGGAGTGACTGTCATGGATAACTAGTACTGTGACAAATGTTGCACCGGACACAATACCAAGCTAGTAGGAGTATGTAAAGTTATTATGTGGGTAAAGTTCATGAACTGCTTTTGTGTACACCTTTGCTGATGCGGAGAAGATTGGTATGCTTTTGTCTTTTTTCCTGCTAATGGTGTTGAAAGATGTAAAATTGGCGGAGgggaatattttttttctcacaaGGAAAAACACATGATATTAATTCCCGATATTCACAAGACCATCACATTTTCCTAACAATAAAAAGACGGGACTAGTCTATGAGTTCATGCAAGTATGTCATACCTCAATGGAGAAATGTAAGATTAACCTTTTGTTGGTTGGTGGTAGCTTTTTTATACTGTTCAACCTCACATAATCATCATCGGACCCGCACCAATAATGTCATCATCGGATCCACACCAATAATCTGCGTGCATCGTTGACTCTTCAACATTGTCATCTTCCTTTCCATTTTTTGTTAACACGATCATACCTTTTATTTTAGACTACTTCTATTCTCCGttaaagactccaagaaagggtagccaaaatttcaagaagaaGAACAAGACATTGGAGAAGAGTTGAGTACTGCAGTTCGTCAGAAAGTGGTGTAGGCTTTCCTTTAAGCATAATTCGTGTTTCTGATTTGAAATGTTTAAGAATTCATGTGCAGCCTGTGGATGTTTTGGGCTTTTGTTTC
This portion of the Coffea arabica cultivar ET-39 chromosome 2e, Coffea Arabica ET-39 HiFi, whole genome shotgun sequence genome encodes:
- the LOC113732891 gene encoding large ribosomal subunit protein eL22z-like; the protein is MSKGSGGAALKGGKKKGSTFVIDCSKPVEDKIMDISSLEKYLQERIKVGGKAGALGDSVTVARDKTKITVTTESSFSKRYLKYLTKKYLKKNNVRDWLRVIASNKDRSVYELRYFNIAENEAEEED